TTGGCCGTTAAAGATGGTAAGAAGCGTGCTGTCCTTTCTGTAGCAGAACATCTGGATGACATCTTCCAAGCGCAGTTTCACCACTCTGCCGGTGAACCCCTGCTGCGACTGGAGCATATTGAAAAGCAGTTCCTCCAACTTCTCGTAAGAAACCGGTTTGACAAGAAAGCTGCTGCAGCCAAGTGACAATGCAGGGATTCGGTCTCGTTCCAGGTAGTCTTCAGCCTCAAGGACCACTCGGACAGCCATGTCCATTTTGCGGATGCCCTGAAGGAGCTTAATCCCGTCTATTCCTGCGCCCCCTTGGTGATCGGCGAAGACGAGATCCACATCATTACGTCCTATTTTCTGAAGGGCCTCCGGTACCGAATAAGCGTGCAGAACATGATATCCGGCGTCTACGGCTGCAAAGGAATCTGCAATGTATTCGCCGATTATGGGTTCGGTCTCAACAATGAGAATCTTTTTTTCGGACAAGCTTGGTCCCCAAAGGCGTCTTGGATTATTCCGTGCTCGAAGTCCTGGCATCCATAAGGTCAAGGAGCACTTGCGTGGCAATCCGGATATTCCTTTCGACAGGGGCGGATTCCTGGGCGTCCGCGTGCACGGCTTTGCTCCACGACAAGATCTCGAAGAAGGCCTCGTCACCCTCCCGTTCTTCCGTCACCGCTCGGTAGATATCTCCCTCCTTGACGAAAATGGACCCGATCAGGCTCCCTCTCTTGACATCCACCCTCCTGGATTCGCCGCTCAAAACGATCAAACGGATCGTGGTGCGGAGGTCGTAACTCGAGAAGTCCATGACCTCCGACAGATCTTCAGGCTGTCTGCCAAGTTCGGATTCATTTTCTCCTGTGACCCGCTGGTGAATACTCATTTCCTCAGTTCTTGCTTGGCCCCCTTGTTGGCCCGTACTTTCAGGCTGTCGCTCCGCCTGCGACAGGAACGCGAAAAGCGGTTCCCTAGTCTTTCCGGAGGACAGCTCACACAGGAACTTGCCTGAAAACACTTGGAGCAACGAAGGTCAATTGGCAGTACGATGGTCTAATGGGTACGTCCACGGCTGCAACCCCGCGCACACACCGGCTAGCGACAAGGACTTCAGTCTGTCTGTTTCGGCCCCTCAGAACTTAAAGTATCGCTGTGTTGACTATATCATACGCAAACAACCGGAATCAAGAACAATTAAATGGATACGAGCGTTTGATTTGTAGTTCCGGGAGCAAACGAGTCGTAATCACCGGGCTACTAAAAACCACGGATGGAAGCGGGCAACAATCAAGGCGAAATCCGTTCATCCAATTAGTTCTTGACAAGGGTCCCGACCTGCGATACCCTTACTGGTCACAGGCGGAAACCCTATGATATCTGTCAGCAACAGAAACTGGTGGTGGCGTTGGATAATCGAACACGGGAGGTCTGCCTGCGCCTAAAGCACGAAGCGTAAAAAACTAACCTAATACGGAAACGAAGCAAAGGCCATGAGCAGACAGCTCATGGCCTTTTTGCATGTACAGCACGGATATCGCGGGAGGCCACTGTAAGCCCTCACAACTCGATGAATCTCCCGGCGGAGCAACCGAGGATTTCACGACATGATAAAGCCCGATTTCAAGCAGTTTGACGAACTCAGCAAGCAAGGCGGCCTCGTGCCGCTCTTCATGGAGATGCAAGGGGACCTGGATACCCCGCTATCCGCCTTTCTGAAGATTGACGATCCGGCGGCTTCGTTCCTTCTGGAAAGCGTGGAAGGTGGCGAGCGGTGGGCGAGATATTCATTCTTGGGCGCGGACCCAAGGCTAATTGTTCGATCCAAAGGCAGTCGCGCCGAAATCATTCAAAACGGCCGGCAGGAAGATATATCCGGAATTGACGATCCGACTCTGTTGATCAGAGACATCATGGCGAAGTATCGCGGGGTGGCTGTCCCGGGCCTTCCCGAGTTCTACGGCGGCGCTGTGGGGTTTCTTTCGTACGATGTGGTAAGGGGCTTTGAGCGGCTCCCGAACCTCGACAAGGCGGACCCCGGGTTTTACGACACCTGGTTCATGATCACCCGCGACATGGTTATATTCGACAATTTCGCTCACAAAATCCTTCTCATAACCACGGTGGCTCCTTCCGAGGTCTCCAGCCTGAAAGACGGCTACACAGAGGGCTGTTTGAGGCTGGAGTCTTTAAAAGAGAAGATGGCTCGCCCGGCACCGAGTGTGGCTCCCGAAGCGACAGATGACCAAGAAATCCGCCTTTCCTCCAACATCGAGCCGGCTCGGTTTGAGGACATGGTGTTGAGGGCGAAGGAGCACATCCGCGCGGGAGACATTATTCAGGTGGTCCTCTCCCAGAGATTTCAGGGAACCGTCTCAACCAGGCCTCTCAAT
This region of Desulfomonile tiedjei genomic DNA includes:
- a CDS encoding DUF4388 domain-containing protein, which produces MSIHQRVTGENESELGRQPEDLSEVMDFSSYDLRTTIRLIVLSGESRRVDVKRGSLIGSIFVKEGDIYRAVTEEREGDEAFFEILSWSKAVHADAQESAPVERNIRIATQVLLDLMDARTSSTE
- the trpE gene encoding anthranilate synthase component I; this translates as MIKPDFKQFDELSKQGGLVPLFMEMQGDLDTPLSAFLKIDDPAASFLLESVEGGERWARYSFLGADPRLIVRSKGSRAEIIQNGRQEDISGIDDPTLLIRDIMAKYRGVAVPGLPEFYGGAVGFLSYDVVRGFERLPNLDKADPGFYDTWFMITRDMVIFDNFAHKILLITTVAPSEVSSLKDGYTEGCLRLESLKEKMARPAPSVAPEATDDQEIRLSSNIEPARFEDMVLRAKEHIRAGDIIQVVLSQRFQGTVSTRPLNVYRGLRMINPSPYMFFLRMGDEVLAGSSPEVMVRLRNGEAVVRPIAGTRPRGADRFEDERLERELVGDAKELAEHVMLVDLARNDLGRIAAPGTVTVDAFKTVERYSHVMHMVSNVRARPANGYDAFDVLRACFPAGTLSGAPKIRAMEIIEELEPDRRGPYGGCVGYFSFTGAMDMGITIRTVMMKGSQAYVQAGAGIVADSVPAMEYQETMRKAEAMRKALNAAHEFEGRVK